DNA from Rosa rugosa chromosome 6, drRosRugo1.1, whole genome shotgun sequence:
GCAACTTTACACTCTCTGCATTATCCAATGTCTTTACCACATACCTGTCGATGCATATATGTTTAGTGGCAACAATTCTAAGCTGGCACAAAGGATAATTACACTCTACTCTCTACCCACAAAGTTGTTCTGGGCCCAAACATAGCAAGGGTCACTAATCATTACATGAATCCTTGTTACTCAGCTACATTTTTAGCATTAAGCCCGAACAAATGCAGCAGAAGTAATTCAAAATTCACATATTGAAATCATTCCATCACATTTGCTCACgtttaagaaaaagaaagagtcCAATATCAAGATAAAGCTCTTCTTGAAAAAGGCTGAAATTGTAATAATGGAAGTTGAGAAATGACTAACCATCCATTTAAGCATTGTGTTGTCACAACTGCCTCACGCCCAACAAAGCGCTGTGGTGTCCTCTTATTACCCTGTGACATTTTCACTCAATTATTAGTTAGAACAAACAAAGAACCATGATTAGAGCCAAGCTTAAGATTCTGCGAACCTTTATAATAACTCGATCCATCACAGCAAATGGAAACTGAACACCTCTACCTCTAGGAGGATCTGTGAGTGCTAAATCACCATAACCACCCTTGTCCTATAAGAGcaggaaaaaaaattgagtttCAAAACTATGTGATACCTAATAACTAGGAAAATTACATGTCAGGATTCGAAGAATTGAAACACAAACCTGGTCAAAcctttctcttttccttttggATGAGCGATGAAAGTGTAACTCTTCTTCACGACGGAATGCCTGCACAGCACTTCGAAGAGCTGCACGTTTAAAACAACAAAATGAGTTTATAACATATGAACCTTCTCCATTTTACATCTGGATGCTAATTcctttttttgaaagaaacccTAGTTCTTTCCCCTTAGATGCCAATGTTATAGTGAAATCATGACCTACTTACAGGGACAGTTAATGCTGGTCCCTCGGTATTCCATTCTGCAAATTAGGATGCTCTCTTCCCCTATCTTTGAGTTTTTAATTTTCCCATGTTTTTAGGTCTTATTCAGTTTTACAATAAGATTTATGTGAGAAAATATTTTCAAAAACATCAACTTTTTTCCCCTTGCGGAGCCTTTAGCAGAACATTTAGACATGCCATACCAGACCAAAGTGTTCTAGCTGTAAAAAGGATGCTGATATGCCAGTTTTGGCATAGAGGAATTCAGCATGGAACAAATAGAACTAAGAAGCAGTAAAATAATGTAATAACTGTCCTCATTATATGAGCATGCGCCACATTACAAGTTAATCTATGTTGAGTACTAAGAGTAGACCGAATATTAACTTAGAAACTGTAAAGAATTAGAAGTAGGTCTTTAAGGAAATATTTTGACTTACAAAGATTTGGAGCAATTGAGTCTTCTGAAATTGActgagaacatgtgaagcaagCTTTCTGAAAACATGTTAAGAAAAGCCGAACAAAGATTCAATTTGACTAACAAAACAGCAAAAAGGGATATTGATCTAATACACACAATTTGACTCTCTTTGCCGAATGCCAGCATACGAAACCAATACCAAAAGGACGGGGTAGATATAAGATCAACAGAACCCTAAGCTCTCTTCACATGCATATAGAGAGAAATGCGTTTCTAGAAGCTCACCATTCTAATAACTTGCTGTACTCCACCGCCTCCAAATGAATGCCCACAAGGCAATATCATTGCATCATCCATCAGAGCTCCCCTGAAAATCCAACATACCATGCAATTCTAATTCACCAATTCCATCTCATTGTAAAGCTCAACACCAAGACGATTAACACCAATCTACAGAATCTCATACAATACCATTACACTGAACAAATGAAACTTACGTCACAGGATCAGAGAGAATTGCCCTCAAAGGGTCTCCGGACTCACTTGAACACAAAGCATCCTTTCTTCCACTAAACCCACAACCATTTTCCACAACCAAATCCTTCTGAGCAGCACCAGAGCCCTCTGACCCCTGCAAATACTGCGAGTAATACATGTCGCCGTCCGATGATTCAGCCACCGTGATTGCATTCTGATAACTCCCAACCCTTCCTGGCAGGTGATCATGATGATTATTACTGGGACT
Protein-coding regions in this window:
- the LOC133714833 gene encoding U-box domain-containing protein 62-like is translated as MSSEELGLNSPQLVFHQDEALRFGAPPQRRVGDSGPTKTRELSGFIDDRFFPPQNADFRRGLYSENPERRDPPEPRNWNPNATAVRTPSGEGSDDDEDEDDDDDDVEDDDDDGDVGGLFGVENRSKGNGGNNVSNGEDKMGNGNVKHQQLHSSFGGALILGSSREVLEKDHSVSVGQQTLNNNSIRDSPSNNHHDHLPGRVGSYQNAITVAESSDGDMYYSQYLQGSEGSGAAQKDLVVENGCGFSGRKDALCSSESGDPLRAILSDPVTGALMDDAMILPCGHSFGGGGVQQVIRMKACFTCSQSISEDSIAPNLSLRSAVQAFRREEELHFHRSSKRKRERFDQDKGGYGDLALTDPPRGRGVQFPFAVMDRVIIKGNKRTPQRFVGREAVVTTQCLNGWYVVKTLDNAESVKLQYRSLAKVPDDSSSKAMPSKMAPNWL